The proteins below come from a single Hypomesus transpacificus isolate Combined female unplaced genomic scaffold, fHypTra1 scaffold_243, whole genome shotgun sequence genomic window:
- the LOC124462751 gene encoding frizzled-5-like isoform X2 translates to MILLIQMLRLAHAASKDIVCEPITVPMCKGIGYNLTYMPNQFNHDTQDEVGLEVHQFWPLVRIHCSADLLFFLCSMYTPICIPDYRKPLPPCRSVCERAKRGCSPLMSQYGFEWPERMSCERLPELGDAERLCMDRNSSEVTTLTPAFPKPTPKPPHNPLRRRPPAPKSHGHQECDRDCRCRRPLVPVKSDAHPFSSRVHTGPVPDCALPCRQPYFSQDEHTFTGLWLGLWSVLCFLSTLTTVATFLLDRERFKYPELPIIYLAACYLCVSLGYLVRLAVGHERVACSEDRQHVLYDTSGPALCTLVFLLVFFFGMAGSIWWVVLSLTWFLAAGLKWGSEAIAGYSQYFHLAAWLIPSVKTIAVLSLSAVDGDPVAGICYVGNQSVESLRWFVLAPLVVYLFTGSLFLLAGFVSLFRIRSVIKQGGTKTDKLERLMVRLGLFTVLYTVPAAAVVACLVYEQHLRPWWERALACACPAERQRLGPDHAVFMLKYFMCLVVGITSGVWVWSGKTLEAWGRLLGRCCSCWGHKPSSASMYSEASTSLTSRTGVPPSQSDHKSLSHPTV, encoded by the exons ATGATTCTTCTGATTCAGATGTTGCGA CTGGCTCACGCAGCCTCCAAGGACATAGTGTGTGAGCCCATCACGGTGCCCATGTGTAAGGGCATCGGCTACAACCTCACCTACATGCCCAACCAGTTCAACCATGACACCCAGGATGAGGTGGGCCTGGAGGTGCACCAGTTCTGGCCCCTGGTGAGGATCCACTGCTCGGCCGACCTGCTGTTCTTCCTCTGCAGCATGTACACCCCCATCTGCATCCCGGACTACCGCAAGCCCCTCCCGCCCTGCCGCTCGGTGTGCGAGCGAGCCAAGCGAGGCTGCTCGCCCCTCATGAGCCAGTACGGCTTCGAGTGGCCCGAGAGGATGAGCTGCGAGCGACTGCCCGAGCTGGGCGACGCCGAGAGGCTCTGCATGGACCGCAACAGCAGCGAGGTCACCACCCTGACCCCGGCCTTCCCCAAGCCCACCCCCAAGCCCCCTCACAACCCCCTGCGCCGCAGGCCCCCCGCGCCCAAGAGCCATGGCCACCAGGAGTGCGACCGCGACTGCCGCTGCCGCCGCCCTCTGGTGCCCGTCAAGAGCGACGCCCACCCGTTCTCCTCCCGGGTCCACACGGGCCCCGTGCCTGACTGTGCCCTGCCCTGCCGCCAGCCCTACTTCAGCCAGGACGAGCACACCTTCACGGGCCTGTGGCTGGGGCTGTGGTCGGTGCTCTGCTTCCTGTCCACCCTCACCACCGTGGCCACCTTCCTCCTCGACAGGGAGCGCTTCAAGTACCCGGAGCTGCCCATCATCTACCTGGCAGCCtgctacctgtgtgtgtctctgggctaCCTGGTGCGGTTGGCCGTGGGGCACGAGAGGGTGGCGTGCTCCGAGGACCGCCAGCACGTCCTGTACGACACGTCGGGCCCGGCCCTGTGCACTCTGGTCTTCCTGCTGGTGTTCTTCTTCGGCATGGCCGGGTCTATCTGGTGGGTGGTGCTGTCCCTCACCTGGTTCCTGGCGGCGGGTTTGAAGTGGGGCAGCGAGGCCATCGCGGGCTACTCCCAGTACTTCCACCTGGCCGCCTGGCTCATCCCCAGCGTCAAGACCATCGCCGTGCTGTCCCTCAGCGCCGTGGACGGGGACCCCGTGGCGGGGATCTGCTACGTGGGGAACCAGAGCGTGGAGAGCCTGCGCTGGTTCGTCCTGGCTCCCCTGGTGGTGTACCTCTTCACcggctccctcttcctcctggcCGGCTTCGTGTCCCTCTTCCGCATCCGCAGTGTCATCAAGCAGGGCGGGACCAAGACGGACAAGCTGGAGCGCCTGATGGTCCGCCTGGGGCTGTTCACGGTGCTGTACACGGTGCCGGCGGCGGCGGTGGTGGCATGCCTGGTATACGAGCAGCACCTGAGGCCCTGGTGGGAGCGGGCCCTGGCGTGTGCCTGCCCGGCGGAGCGTCAGCGCCTGGGGCCCGACCACGCCGTGTTCATGCTCAAGTACTTCATGTGCCTGGTGGTGGGCATCACCTccggggtgtgggtgtggtcagggaagaccctggaggcctgggggaggcTACTGGGGAGGTGCTGCTCCTGTTGGGGCCACAAGCCCTCCAGCGCCTCCATGTACAGCGAAGCCAGCACCTCCCTGACCAGCCGCACCGGGGTGCCCCCCTCCCAGTCGGACCACAAGTCCCTGTCCCACCCCACCGTGTGA
- the LOC124462751 gene encoding frizzled-5-like isoform X1, giving the protein MAATMSSPPLPVCVLWFILLGPQLAHAASKDIVCEPITVPMCKGIGYNLTYMPNQFNHDTQDEVGLEVHQFWPLVRIHCSADLLFFLCSMYTPICIPDYRKPLPPCRSVCERAKRGCSPLMSQYGFEWPERMSCERLPELGDAERLCMDRNSSEVTTLTPAFPKPTPKPPHNPLRRRPPAPKSHGHQECDRDCRCRRPLVPVKSDAHPFSSRVHTGPVPDCALPCRQPYFSQDEHTFTGLWLGLWSVLCFLSTLTTVATFLLDRERFKYPELPIIYLAACYLCVSLGYLVRLAVGHERVACSEDRQHVLYDTSGPALCTLVFLLVFFFGMAGSIWWVVLSLTWFLAAGLKWGSEAIAGYSQYFHLAAWLIPSVKTIAVLSLSAVDGDPVAGICYVGNQSVESLRWFVLAPLVVYLFTGSLFLLAGFVSLFRIRSVIKQGGTKTDKLERLMVRLGLFTVLYTVPAAAVVACLVYEQHLRPWWERALACACPAERQRLGPDHAVFMLKYFMCLVVGITSGVWVWSGKTLEAWGRLLGRCCSCWGHKPSSASMYSEASTSLTSRTGVPPSQSDHKSLSHPTV; this is encoded by the coding sequence ATGGCAGCCACCATgagctcccctcctctccctgtctgcgtTTTGTGGTTCATCCTGCTGGGTCCACAGCTGGCTCACGCAGCCTCCAAGGACATAGTGTGTGAGCCCATCACGGTGCCCATGTGTAAGGGCATCGGCTACAACCTCACCTACATGCCCAACCAGTTCAACCATGACACCCAGGATGAGGTGGGCCTGGAGGTGCACCAGTTCTGGCCCCTGGTGAGGATCCACTGCTCGGCCGACCTGCTGTTCTTCCTCTGCAGCATGTACACCCCCATCTGCATCCCGGACTACCGCAAGCCCCTCCCGCCCTGCCGCTCGGTGTGCGAGCGAGCCAAGCGAGGCTGCTCGCCCCTCATGAGCCAGTACGGCTTCGAGTGGCCCGAGAGGATGAGCTGCGAGCGACTGCCCGAGCTGGGCGACGCCGAGAGGCTCTGCATGGACCGCAACAGCAGCGAGGTCACCACCCTGACCCCGGCCTTCCCCAAGCCCACCCCCAAGCCCCCTCACAACCCCCTGCGCCGCAGGCCCCCCGCGCCCAAGAGCCATGGCCACCAGGAGTGCGACCGCGACTGCCGCTGCCGCCGCCCTCTGGTGCCCGTCAAGAGCGACGCCCACCCGTTCTCCTCCCGGGTCCACACGGGCCCCGTGCCTGACTGTGCCCTGCCCTGCCGCCAGCCCTACTTCAGCCAGGACGAGCACACCTTCACGGGCCTGTGGCTGGGGCTGTGGTCGGTGCTCTGCTTCCTGTCCACCCTCACCACCGTGGCCACCTTCCTCCTCGACAGGGAGCGCTTCAAGTACCCGGAGCTGCCCATCATCTACCTGGCAGCCtgctacctgtgtgtgtctctgggctaCCTGGTGCGGTTGGCCGTGGGGCACGAGAGGGTGGCGTGCTCCGAGGACCGCCAGCACGTCCTGTACGACACGTCGGGCCCGGCCCTGTGCACTCTGGTCTTCCTGCTGGTGTTCTTCTTCGGCATGGCCGGGTCTATCTGGTGGGTGGTGCTGTCCCTCACCTGGTTCCTGGCGGCGGGTTTGAAGTGGGGCAGCGAGGCCATCGCGGGCTACTCCCAGTACTTCCACCTGGCCGCCTGGCTCATCCCCAGCGTCAAGACCATCGCCGTGCTGTCCCTCAGCGCCGTGGACGGGGACCCCGTGGCGGGGATCTGCTACGTGGGGAACCAGAGCGTGGAGAGCCTGCGCTGGTTCGTCCTGGCTCCCCTGGTGGTGTACCTCTTCACcggctccctcttcctcctggcCGGCTTCGTGTCCCTCTTCCGCATCCGCAGTGTCATCAAGCAGGGCGGGACCAAGACGGACAAGCTGGAGCGCCTGATGGTCCGCCTGGGGCTGTTCACGGTGCTGTACACGGTGCCGGCGGCGGCGGTGGTGGCATGCCTGGTATACGAGCAGCACCTGAGGCCCTGGTGGGAGCGGGCCCTGGCGTGTGCCTGCCCGGCGGAGCGTCAGCGCCTGGGGCCCGACCACGCCGTGTTCATGCTCAAGTACTTCATGTGCCTGGTGGTGGGCATCACCTccggggtgtgggtgtggtcagggaagaccctggaggcctgggggaggcTACTGGGGAGGTGCTGCTCCTGTTGGGGCCACAAGCCCTCCAGCGCCTCCATGTACAGCGAAGCCAGCACCTCCCTGACCAGCCGCACCGGGGTGCCCCCCTCCCAGTCGGACCACAAGTCCCTGTCCCACCCCACCGTGTGA